In Lacrimispora indolis DSM 755, a genomic segment contains:
- a CDS encoding ABC transporter ATP-binding protein, which translates to MPVLKAQNLGIQFGGLKAVDSFNMEIGESELVGLIGPNGAGKTTVFNLITGVYKPTEGSFYLNGQCMNGKKTYQIVEAGIARTFQNIRLFKKMTVIDNVKAAMSAKLSYNLFHAVFRTPSYWKQEEALTKKARELLEIVHLRGKEDYEAGNLPYGEQRRLEIARALATDMKLLLLDEPAAGMNPTETEELLEIINYIRDEFKISVLLIEHDMSLVMKICERISVLDFGTTIAAGTPEEIANHPKVIEAYLGKDDEEVEEDA; encoded by the coding sequence ATGCCGGTATTAAAGGCGCAGAACCTAGGAATCCAGTTCGGCGGTTTAAAAGCGGTGGACAGCTTTAATATGGAAATCGGAGAATCAGAGCTGGTAGGGCTGATCGGGCCAAACGGTGCGGGAAAAACCACTGTGTTCAATCTGATCACCGGCGTTTATAAACCTACGGAAGGATCTTTTTATTTAAATGGTCAGTGTATGAATGGAAAAAAGACCTATCAGATCGTTGAAGCAGGGATTGCAAGAACATTTCAGAATATCCGGTTATTCAAGAAAATGACCGTAATTGATAATGTAAAAGCAGCCATGAGCGCCAAGCTTTCCTATAACTTATTTCATGCTGTTTTTCGTACGCCGTCTTACTGGAAGCAGGAAGAAGCGCTGACAAAAAAGGCCAGGGAACTTCTTGAGATCGTGCATCTAAGGGGAAAAGAGGATTATGAAGCAGGAAATCTTCCCTATGGAGAACAGAGACGTCTGGAAATAGCAAGGGCCTTGGCTACGGATATGAAGCTCCTTCTTCTTGATGAACCTGCGGCAGGGATGAACCCTACGGAAACGGAAGAGCTTTTGGAAATTATCAACTATATCCGGGATGAATTTAAGATTTCCGTGCTTCTCATTGAACATGATATGAGCCTGGTCATGAAAATCTGTGAACGGATTTCAGTCCTTGATTTCGGCACCACCATTGCTGCCGGAACTCCGGAGGAGATTGCCAATCATCCAAAGGTCATTGAAGCCTATTTGGGAAAAGACGATGAGGAGGTAGAGGAAGATGCTTAA
- a CDS encoding branched-chain amino acid ABC transporter permease, with product MEKRFKVSYFLNFLGVVAVFLLFVLLFENKVFGMSTQYIKGISTTACYTIIMVASLNLVVGCMGEFSLGHAGFVSVGAYASAIVSNGLAGKGLPDIALFLIALLAGGIAAGMTGVLVGIPALRLRGDYLAIVTIAFAEIIRVLFCNLSITGGGKTMSGILKLSNFYWSFWIMVICITVMYMYVRSRFGRTVKAIREDYIAASASGINVTYYKVLTFTVAAFFAGIGGGVYAHYMTAMIPTNFNFMYSAELLSEVIIGGIGSITGSIIGAAFLSSLPEMMRQFSQYRMLAYSVVLVLVMIFKPGGIFGAWEFSLIRVYERLTGKKDEWKKSRKKTEGGV from the coding sequence ATGGAAAAACGGTTTAAAGTTTCTTATTTCCTTAATTTCCTTGGAGTTGTGGCAGTTTTTCTCCTGTTTGTCCTGCTTTTTGAAAACAAAGTTTTTGGTATGTCCACCCAGTATATCAAGGGAATCAGCACAACAGCCTGCTATACGATCATTATGGTGGCTTCCTTAAATCTGGTGGTGGGCTGTATGGGTGAATTTTCCCTAGGCCATGCAGGGTTTGTATCCGTTGGGGCATATGCCTCAGCCATAGTGTCCAATGGACTTGCCGGAAAAGGATTGCCGGATATTGCCTTATTCCTGATCGCTCTTCTGGCGGGAGGAATTGCAGCCGGCATGACAGGAGTTCTGGTCGGAATTCCGGCCCTCCGTTTGAGAGGGGATTATCTTGCAATTGTGACCATTGCCTTTGCTGAGATCATCCGTGTTCTTTTCTGCAATCTTTCTATTACCGGCGGCGGAAAGACCATGAGCGGCATTTTGAAGCTTTCCAACTTCTACTGGAGCTTCTGGATTATGGTGATCTGCATCACTGTCATGTATATGTACGTACGCAGCCGCTTTGGCAGAACGGTGAAAGCCATTCGGGAAGATTACATAGCGGCGTCTGCATCGGGAATCAATGTGACTTATTATAAAGTACTTACTTTTACCGTAGCCGCATTCTTTGCAGGAATCGGCGGAGGAGTTTATGCCCATTACATGACAGCCATGATTCCCACGAATTTTAACTTCATGTACTCCGCAGAGCTTCTCTCAGAGGTGATCATCGGAGGAATCGGTTCCATTACCGGCTCCATTATCGGAGCGGCTTTTCTTTCTTCCCTGCCGGAAATGATGCGCCAGTTCTCCCAGTACCGCATGCTGGCATACTCTGTAGTATTGGTACTGGTTATGATCTTTAAGCCGGGCGGTATTTTTGGGGCATGGGAGTTTTCCCTCATTCGTGTATATGAACGGCTGACAGGAAAAAAGGATGAATGGAAAAAGAGTCGGAAAAAAACGGAAGGAGGTGTATAA
- a CDS encoding branched-chain amino acid ABC transporter permease, whose product MTFSLFFQSLINGLNQGAIYALIALGYTMVYGIIRMINFAHGDFIMIGAYTLFYTIPLMIHAGMPAWISVFLAVVICGLVGVLVEVIAYKPVRKAGSMSALITALAMSLFLENLAMVLFGAKPHNVQKIFDLPSVNVLGVALPLNVILTIGIGVVMMAGLQIFIKSTKMGKAMRAVPQDRDASILAGINVNKVITMTFAIGSALAAVAALMYCAKYPRVTNDMGSMMGLKAFIAAVLGGIGIIPGAMLGGILVGLIEIFVKLFAPGWYEAITYAILIVILLVKPSGILGKNVGEKV is encoded by the coding sequence ATGACATTTTCATTATTCTTTCAAAGCCTGATAAACGGACTGAACCAGGGCGCTATTTATGCCTTGATTGCTCTTGGCTACACCATGGTGTACGGAATCATCCGCATGATTAATTTTGCTCATGGCGATTTTATCATGATTGGAGCCTATACTTTATTTTATACCATTCCTTTGATGATCCATGCAGGAATGCCTGCATGGATTTCCGTTTTCTTAGCAGTGGTCATATGCGGGCTGGTGGGGGTTCTGGTTGAGGTGATCGCCTATAAGCCGGTCCGCAAGGCAGGCTCCATGTCGGCCCTTATTACAGCGCTTGCCATGAGTCTGTTTCTTGAAAATCTGGCCATGGTCCTCTTTGGCGCCAAGCCCCATAATGTCCAGAAGATATTTGATTTGCCCTCTGTAAACGTGTTGGGAGTGGCCCTTCCCTTAAATGTTATTTTAACTATCGGTATCGGAGTGGTTATGATGGCAGGTCTTCAGATATTCATAAAGAGTACCAAGATGGGGAAAGCCATGCGGGCAGTGCCCCAGGACCGGGATGCTTCCATTCTTGCTGGAATCAATGTTAATAAGGTGATTACCATGACCTTTGCCATCGGTTCCGCACTGGCGGCAGTTGCAGCCCTTATGTACTGTGCCAAATATCCCCGCGTCACCAATGACATGGGCTCCATGATGGGCCTTAAGGCCTTTATTGCCGCTGTCCTTGGAGGAATCGGAATCATTCCGGGAGCAATGCTTGGAGGGATTCTGGTCGGTCTGATTGAGATATTTGTAAAGCTTTTTGCACCAGGCTGGTATGAGGCGATTACCTATGCCATTCTCATTGTGATTCTTTTGGTGAAACCGTCCGGCATTCTTGGCAAGAATGTGGGCGAGAAAGTGTAA
- a CDS encoding ABC transporter substrate-binding protein, giving the protein MKKRFLAVTLTAAMAAALLAGCGSSAQQSAAGGSTTAAGSESSQGAAPSAEAGDGKTIKIGVFGPVTGGSAVYGEGAQNAITMAVEEVNSGDSGYKVEIVNGGKIVDDGGDAKQAINAYNSLMKEGPSAIVGSFFSSVTLPVAEQASKDNMLLLATGATNKDVTLKGSTIFRNCFIDPYQGKMAAQFAKEKGWTKAAIIYAKDDDYSNGLKDAFIENAEANGIEVVYVGECTTKDTDFSSQTSQAVAKGADFLFYPAFLDTVPLLVGAARDAGFDGAIMGGDGWDGTDTAGFEDKFENCYFTNHYSSEDTAPAVVNFVSKYTEKYGTESLNACAALYYDAIYMLVEAAKNGGASDTASLVKGMTGMTFTGVGGTFTMDENGDPEKSVAINTFEAGKVKWLMTLSPEGTKE; this is encoded by the coding sequence ATGAAAAAAAGATTTTTAGCCGTAACTCTTACGGCAGCAATGGCGGCAGCACTTCTTGCCGGCTGCGGCTCTTCTGCTCAGCAGAGCGCTGCAGGTGGAAGTACAACCGCAGCCGGTTCGGAATCTTCCCAGGGCGCAGCGCCTTCTGCGGAAGCAGGGGACGGGAAAACCATTAAGATCGGCGTGTTTGGTCCTGTCACAGGAGGTTCTGCTGTTTATGGAGAAGGCGCACAGAATGCCATTACCATGGCGGTTGAAGAAGTCAACTCAGGTGATTCCGGCTACAAGGTTGAAATAGTAAACGGCGGAAAAATCGTAGATGACGGCGGGGATGCCAAGCAGGCAATTAATGCTTACAACAGTCTGATGAAGGAAGGGCCCAGTGCCATAGTGGGAAGCTTTTTTTCCTCCGTCACCCTTCCGGTTGCCGAGCAGGCTTCCAAAGACAATATGCTCCTTCTGGCAACAGGAGCTACTAATAAAGATGTAACCTTAAAAGGCTCCACTATTTTCAGGAATTGTTTCATTGATCCGTATCAGGGCAAAATGGCCGCACAGTTTGCAAAGGAAAAGGGCTGGACAAAAGCTGCCATTATTTATGCCAAGGATGATGATTATTCCAACGGCTTAAAGGACGCATTTATTGAGAATGCGGAGGCAAACGGAATTGAAGTGGTTTATGTGGGAGAATGTACCACAAAGGATACGGACTTTTCTTCCCAGACTTCCCAGGCGGTGGCAAAAGGAGCAGATTTCCTGTTTTATCCCGCATTCCTTGATACGGTTCCCCTTTTGGTAGGCGCGGCAAGGGATGCAGGCTTTGACGGAGCCATTATGGGCGGCGACGGCTGGGATGGTACGGATACGGCAGGCTTTGAAGATAAATTTGAGAACTGCTATTTTACCAACCACTATTCTTCAGAAGATACCGCTCCGGCTGTAGTTAATTTCGTATCAAAATATACGGAAAAATACGGTACGGAAAGCTTGAATGCCTGTGCGGCTCTTTACTATGATGCCATTTACATGCTTGTGGAAGCAGCCAAAAACGGCGGAGCATCTGATACGGCTTCCCTGGTAAAGGGAATGACGGGAATGACTTTCACAGGTGTGGGAGGAACCTTTACTATGGATGAAAATGGTGATCCGGAGAAATCCGTAGCGATCAATACCTTTGAAGCCGGAAAGGTGAAATGGCTTATGACCCTTTCACCGGAAGGAACAAAGGAATAA
- a CDS encoding DUF6259 domain-containing protein: MIKISNRYMAIGIDEKGRLAFLENCSRGNVIDRPAEDLFMMNLKQGECWENPVWGHDQSPAVTECEGAIEITYSSLFVNHTKEYADIGLKLIISLKEELIRFDAVIENRTGDCEVIDFEYPRIGVIKSIGNQPPSLLWPVQSGMCYPNIGEYLSDLPLTREIYPNSIYTRFPGSDGSMQWMALTGGEETLYFSGHDEEYYSSVMRAQGSGTDRGAITLIYDKLAFVKPGETWACPPYVLSLYTGSWRQGAKEYNSWASSFRVPREKSKWVQDMQGYFLVINKQQFGYEMWDYGQLPRLYELAQAHGCDTLGLFGWYESGHDNQYPDLEVGVSMGGREKLMENIGKVKEAGGHVTLYQQGHLLDPTAKFYKIKGHKLESKSRTGMPYYEYYCKSHKSSFLGCYTNKLFTISCPSCPEWQELMEEKTDFAASFGPDGVLFDQIGGMHPYPCFDESHPHEKGKPSLSLSGGRRQLLPRIRSRVKSYGQEFAFFSEHITDIYSVYLDCVHGINSLPSEEGDRKAAAEGERLRDGINYPELFRYTFPETIITIRNSAPFISVRKANYACTFGFRFEMEIRYQDDCDDILTDRWPIEREYAKQVTDLRKKYWDILGHGIFTDEEHLTNRNPAIIAKGFQKDRALAVVLWNDTKGSEAVCMEAAGFRLKEVSGIHGTGDGLPDRMESQELLIAIYERI, translated from the coding sequence ATGATAAAAATAAGCAACCGGTACATGGCAATCGGGATTGATGAAAAAGGCAGGCTTGCATTTCTGGAAAACTGCAGCAGGGGCAATGTGATCGACAGACCGGCAGAGGATCTTTTCATGATGAATCTAAAGCAGGGAGAGTGCTGGGAAAATCCTGTTTGGGGCCATGACCAAAGCCCTGCCGTGACAGAGTGTGAAGGCGCCATAGAAATTACCTATTCCAGCCTGTTTGTGAATCATACAAAGGAATATGCCGATATCGGGCTGAAGCTCATCATTTCCCTGAAGGAGGAGCTGATAAGGTTTGATGCGGTCATTGAAAACAGAACCGGGGATTGTGAAGTGATCGACTTCGAATATCCAAGGATCGGGGTCATAAAATCCATTGGCAATCAGCCACCATCCCTTTTATGGCCGGTACAGTCAGGAATGTGTTATCCCAACATCGGGGAGTATTTAAGTGACCTGCCCTTAACCAGGGAAATATATCCCAACAGCATTTATACCAGATTCCCGGGCAGCGACGGAAGCATGCAGTGGATGGCGCTGACAGGAGGAGAGGAGACCCTTTATTTTTCCGGTCATGATGAAGAATACTATTCCTCTGTGATGCGGGCACAGGGAAGCGGTACAGACAGGGGAGCCATAACCTTGATATATGACAAATTGGCATTTGTCAAACCGGGGGAGACCTGGGCATGTCCGCCTTACGTTTTAAGCCTGTACACCGGAAGCTGGCGGCAAGGTGCAAAGGAGTATAACAGTTGGGCTTCCTCCTTTAGAGTGCCCCGGGAAAAATCGAAATGGGTGCAGGATATGCAGGGATACTTCCTGGTGATCAACAAACAGCAGTTCGGATATGAGATGTGGGATTACGGGCAGCTGCCCAGGCTGTATGAGCTGGCCCAGGCCCATGGCTGCGATACGCTGGGACTTTTCGGATGGTATGAAAGCGGCCATGATAATCAGTATCCCGATTTAGAGGTTGGAGTGTCTATGGGAGGCCGGGAAAAGCTGATGGAAAACATCGGAAAGGTCAAAGAGGCAGGGGGACATGTAACCTTGTATCAGCAAGGTCACTTATTGGATCCTACGGCGAAATTCTATAAAATTAAGGGGCATAAGCTGGAATCGAAGAGCCGCACAGGAATGCCTTATTACGAATACTACTGTAAATCTCACAAAAGCTCCTTTTTAGGCTGTTACACCAACAAGCTGTTTACCATCTCCTGTCCTTCCTGTCCTGAATGGCAGGAACTGATGGAGGAAAAGACAGATTTTGCCGCTTCCTTTGGCCCTGACGGTGTCTTATTTGACCAGATAGGCGGAATGCATCCTTACCCCTGCTTTGATGAAAGCCATCCTCATGAAAAAGGAAAGCCATCCCTGTCCTTAAGCGGAGGCAGAAGACAGCTTCTGCCCAGAATCCGCAGCCGGGTGAAATCATACGGGCAGGAATTTGCCTTTTTCAGCGAACACATTACGGATATCTATTCCGTTTATCTTGACTGCGTACACGGTATAAACTCGCTTCCCTCCGAAGAAGGAGACAGAAAAGCCGCCGCAGAAGGAGAGCGCTTAAGAGATGGAATCAATTATCCGGAGCTGTTCCGCTATACCTTTCCGGAGACCATCATAACCATACGGAACAGTGCGCCTTTCATATCCGTAAGAAAAGCAAACTATGCATGTACCTTTGGCTTCCGGTTCGAAATGGAAATCCGGTATCAGGATGACTGTGACGATATCCTGACAGACCGCTGGCCCATAGAACGGGAGTATGCGAAACAGGTTACGGATCTGCGGAAAAAGTATTGGGATATTTTAGGCCACGGAATTTTTACAGATGAAGAACATTTAACAAACCGCAATCCTGCGATCATTGCAAAGGGCTTTCAAAAGGACCGTGCGCTGGCAGTTGTTCTGTGGAATGATACAAAAGGCAGCGAAGCAGTCTGCATGGAAGCGGCAGGTTTCCGGTTAAAGGAGGTATCCGGCATTCACGGAACGGGAGACGGGCTTCCCGATCGGATGGAAAGCCAGGAACTGCTCATAGCTATATATGAGAGGATATAA
- a CDS encoding beta-galactosidase, with protein sequence MEELYLDLGALPVRRGAGRMEPELNPGELVVSPDQCGFVEMDLMSEDDVRIWSRYSYLVLELKAGMDAMACVDLCFFKGEGEKPDNVLSYQMIPTQDVTLLVDFSELKSVRYFLKTMPGMLKGHCTGLPAELSEMKRVTVLVHPGYSREFSGIRLKAAYLTDTVPDIRVEGPFMVDEFGQWIQKDWDTKTHSEEELISYLKYSYERAKAESDYPEGFSRYGGCKAVVFEKTGYFRLTHAHDRWWLVDPDGYGFFSNGVCYGSRMGVFGFVDGMEQMYSWLPKEDDPVYREAWTNAGEIAEYVKRNGKESGKNRKMFNFARANMIRAFGPDKWWEAWHTINTARLKRWGFNTIGVGVNNYFDERVMEYLEKANIPFVWTLKEFPQTKEKIFRDFPDVYSEEYRSEAEAFARRQMAPFADNPYMIGYFINNEPEWRFQEVNLAERTFSHPQCLESKKKLVELLKEKYGTIEALNASWDVKMSAFEDLYVPREALDQWSDGAGEDFRFLHDTLVEMYESVVAEELKKRDSNHLDLGMRYSKADIRIMGGCRQHDVFSFNCYEEEPESRLKLCSQKEDVPMLIGEWHIGGGDKGNLSHGLLASPNQEERGKALEYYLQRAMSHKNCVGAHYFEMNDQPLLGRFDGECMEHGLIDICNRQFEPLVSHLEHTGHHMYEYVRGIKTPTKVRGIMERNE encoded by the coding sequence ATGGAAGAATTATATTTAGACCTTGGGGCCCTTCCCGTCAGACGTGGAGCGGGGAGGATGGAGCCGGAATTGAACCCGGGAGAGCTGGTGGTATCCCCGGATCAATGCGGGTTCGTGGAGATGGACTTAATGAGTGAAGACGACGTCCGCATATGGAGCCGGTATTCTTATCTGGTTTTGGAACTGAAGGCCGGGATGGATGCCATGGCCTGTGTGGATCTATGTTTTTTCAAAGGAGAGGGAGAGAAGCCGGACAATGTTTTAAGCTACCAGATGATTCCCACACAGGATGTGACCTTACTGGTGGACTTTTCTGAATTGAAATCCGTCAGGTACTTTTTAAAAACAATGCCCGGAATGTTAAAAGGGCACTGCACAGGGCTTCCGGCAGAACTTTCAGAGATGAAACGGGTCACGGTTCTGGTTCATCCGGGCTATAGCAGAGAATTTTCCGGCATCAGGCTGAAAGCAGCATACTTAACAGATACCGTGCCGGATATCCGGGTGGAAGGGCCTTTCATGGTGGATGAGTTTGGCCAGTGGATTCAAAAGGATTGGGATACAAAGACTCACTCGGAAGAGGAGCTGATTTCTTACTTAAAGTATTCCTATGAAAGAGCAAAGGCAGAATCTGATTATCCGGAAGGCTTCAGCCGGTATGGGGGCTGCAAGGCCGTAGTTTTTGAGAAGACAGGGTACTTCCGCCTGACACATGCCCATGACCGGTGGTGGCTGGTGGATCCCGACGGATACGGTTTTTTTTCCAATGGAGTATGCTATGGTTCCAGAATGGGCGTATTCGGCTTTGTGGACGGTATGGAGCAGATGTATTCCTGGCTGCCAAAGGAGGATGATCCGGTATATCGGGAGGCATGGACCAATGCCGGTGAGATAGCGGAGTATGTAAAACGCAACGGAAAGGAGTCCGGCAAAAACAGAAAGATGTTTAATTTTGCCAGGGCCAATATGATACGGGCCTTTGGACCTGACAAATGGTGGGAGGCCTGGCATACCATAAATACCGCCAGGCTGAAGCGGTGGGGGTTTAATACCATAGGAGTGGGTGTGAATAACTATTTTGATGAGCGGGTCATGGAATATCTGGAAAAAGCCAACATTCCCTTTGTATGGACATTGAAGGAATTTCCTCAGACAAAAGAAAAGATCTTCCGTGATTTCCCCGATGTTTACTCAGAAGAGTACCGGTCGGAGGCGGAGGCCTTTGCCAGAAGGCAAATGGCACCGTTTGCAGATAATCCCTATATGATAGGCTATTTCATCAACAATGAACCCGAATGGAGGTTTCAGGAGGTGAATCTGGCTGAACGGACTTTTTCCCATCCCCAATGCCTGGAGAGCAAAAAGAAGCTGGTTGAGCTGCTAAAGGAGAAGTATGGGACAATAGAGGCCCTGAATGCTTCCTGGGATGTAAAAATGTCGGCCTTTGAAGATTTATATGTCCCCAGAGAAGCTCTTGATCAGTGGTCAGACGGTGCCGGGGAGGACTTCCGTTTTCTTCACGATACGCTGGTGGAAATGTATGAAAGTGTGGTTGCAGAGGAACTGAAAAAGAGAGATTCCAACCACCTGGACTTAGGAATGCGATATTCGAAAGCAGATATCAGAATTATGGGAGGCTGCCGGCAACACGATGTATTTTCCTTTAACTGTTATGAAGAGGAACCGGAGTCCAGACTTAAACTGTGCAGCCAAAAGGAAGATGTGCCCATGCTTATCGGAGAGTGGCATATTGGAGGAGGGGATAAAGGCAATTTATCTCATGGACTTTTGGCTTCCCCCAATCAGGAGGAGAGAGGAAAGGCCCTGGAATACTATTTGCAGAGAGCCATGAGCCATAAGAACTGTGTGGGAGCCCATTACTTTGAGATGAACGATCAGCCTCTTTTGGGGAGGTTTGACGGGGAGTGCATGGAGCACGGCCTGATCGATATCTGCAACCGCCAGTTTGAGCCGCTGGTATCCCATTTGGAACACACAGGCCATCACATGTATGAATATGTGAGAGGCATAAAAACGCCCACGAAAGTCAGGGGAATCATGGAGCGCAATGAGTGA
- a CDS encoding extracellular solute-binding protein, with protein MTGRKGKRIACSVLAAMMALSLAACKGSGGQPDTAKGTSDSAAEVSDAASGWTSDNGAEITIMLFGDNTPDADNIVIQELEKKTDTKISIIYLPESDYNTKLSTMIAAGTVPDIFWCGNLADAADYKKNGILANVEELLSQKAPNVMEDTKDMIRKVSVNEDGIYLVPSPAKNWANNVNIRTDWLKNLGLEMPDDLESFREVMRAFTYDDPDGNGQKDTYGYAFNLNNLTNEDGRAFQSIFGAYGIPKGKTIELEDGTVTTWVKHPRFLEAIAYIKTLIDDGLTEPDYVTIPQMDMFGKLWTGVAGCMEWECVGPTNNWMPVRYTEDPVPVFGFPVLKGPDGKSGVPAVYPELTSGWVFSASSKNLEGAARIADYCMSPEGSDLLFLGVEDTMYRWTDQEKGQFEYLDQYKDNATHRAAGGFCYWLLFKPSDNAQYRTLNEQTREGVNQAWDQGIDWAYVTATSEVRVENGADMDQVINEMLADLLTTKDDIKTVFDNYMEEWENVGGSDWEKEVTELWKEQNR; from the coding sequence ATGACTGGGAGAAAAGGAAAAAGAATTGCTTGTTCCGTACTGGCGGCAATGATGGCATTGTCCCTTGCAGCCTGCAAGGGAAGCGGAGGGCAGCCGGATACGGCAAAAGGTACGTCAGACAGCGCTGCAGAAGTATCAGATGCAGCATCCGGGTGGACCTCTGACAATGGCGCAGAGATCACGATCATGCTTTTCGGAGATAACACTCCGGATGCAGATAATATTGTAATACAGGAGCTGGAAAAAAAGACGGATACAAAAATAAGCATCATCTACCTGCCTGAAAGCGATTACAATACGAAATTGAGCACCATGATCGCCGCCGGCACGGTGCCGGATATTTTCTGGTGCGGTAATCTTGCGGATGCGGCCGACTATAAGAAAAATGGGATTTTGGCGAATGTGGAGGAGCTGCTGTCCCAGAAGGCACCCAATGTCATGGAAGATACAAAGGATATGATCCGTAAGGTCTCTGTAAATGAGGATGGAATCTATCTGGTGCCTTCTCCTGCAAAGAACTGGGCCAATAATGTGAATATCCGCACAGACTGGCTGAAGAATTTAGGGCTTGAGATGCCGGATGACCTGGAAAGCTTTCGTGAGGTCATGCGTGCATTTACCTATGATGATCCGGATGGAAACGGGCAGAAAGATACGTATGGATATGCATTTAATTTAAATAATCTGACAAACGAGGACGGCAGAGCTTTTCAAAGCATTTTCGGAGCCTATGGAATCCCAAAGGGAAAGACCATTGAACTGGAGGATGGCACAGTCACCACATGGGTAAAGCATCCCAGATTTTTAGAAGCAATTGCCTACATCAAAACTCTGATTGATGACGGCCTTACAGAACCGGATTATGTGACCATTCCCCAAATGGATATGTTCGGAAAGCTGTGGACCGGAGTGGCAGGCTGCATGGAGTGGGAATGCGTGGGTCCCACCAATAACTGGATGCCGGTCCGCTATACGGAGGACCCCGTACCTGTTTTTGGATTCCCCGTTTTAAAGGGGCCGGATGGAAAATCCGGAGTGCCGGCAGTCTATCCGGAATTGACCTCAGGCTGGGTGTTTTCCGCCTCCAGCAAGAACCTGGAAGGAGCGGCCAGGATTGCAGACTACTGCATGAGCCCGGAAGGAAGCGATCTCCTGTTCCTCGGGGTAGAAGACACCATGTACCGGTGGACCGATCAGGAAAAGGGCCAGTTTGAATATCTGGACCAGTATAAGGACAATGCGACCCACAGGGCGGCAGGCGGCTTCTGCTACTGGCTGCTGTTTAAACCATCAGACAACGCCCAGTACCGCACATTAAACGAGCAGACGAGAGAGGGAGTGAACCAGGCCTGGGACCAGGGGATCGACTGGGCCTATGTCACCGCCACGTCAGAAGTGAGAGTGGAAAACGGAGCGGATATGGACCAGGTCATAAACGAAATGCTTGCGGACTTGCTGACGACAAAGGATGACATCAAGACCGTATTTGATAATTATATGGAAGAATGGGAAAATGTAGGCGGAAGCGACTGGGAGAAAGAAGTGACAGAGCTCTGGAAAGAGCAGAACCGGTAA
- a CDS encoding carbohydrate ABC transporter permease — protein MAQVKSKKRVSGERAGNLLIEVILLLMVVTTLYPFWHVFMYSISDSRAAMSGGLFFLPRKPTFLTYQLIFKTSQIFVAFGNTVAKTVVGTFISLVLTVLTAYPLSLPYFRGRRFFQIVIFFTMLFSGGIIPTYLLLKDLHMLDTFWVYVLPSAMSPYNMFIMRNFFLTIPDSLQESAMLDGANHMQVLSRIVLPLSKASLATMTMFYGVTNWNSYMDGILYVNNQKLQLLQVYLRQLISSTGAKGALSAAGDLSAAAAVTEESMKMTVISLSIIPILLVYLFLQKYFTKGVMVGSVKG, from the coding sequence ATGGCACAGGTAAAATCAAAAAAGAGAGTATCAGGCGAACGGGCCGGTAACCTATTGATCGAAGTGATTCTTTTGTTGATGGTAGTAACCACCCTATATCCGTTCTGGCATGTATTCATGTATTCTATTTCCGATTCCAGGGCGGCCATGAGCGGAGGACTTTTCTTTCTTCCGAGAAAGCCCACATTCCTGACGTATCAGCTGATATTTAAGACTTCCCAGATTTTTGTGGCCTTTGGAAACACGGTTGCAAAGACGGTCGTGGGCACGTTTATCAGCCTTGTTCTTACTGTATTGACCGCTTATCCCCTGTCCCTGCCGTACTTTCGGGGAAGAAGATTCTTTCAGATCGTTATATTTTTTACAATGCTGTTTTCAGGCGGAATCATTCCCACGTACCTGCTTTTAAAGGACCTCCATATGCTGGATACGTTCTGGGTCTATGTACTTCCGTCCGCCATGAGCCCTTATAATATGTTTATCATGAGAAATTTTTTTCTGACAATTCCAGACTCTCTTCAGGAATCAGCCATGCTTGACGGAGCCAATCATATGCAGGTTCTTAGCAGGATCGTGCTTCCTCTTTCCAAGGCTTCCCTGGCTACCATGACCATGTTTTATGGGGTAACGAACTGGAACTCCTATATGGATGGCATACTGTATGTCAATAACCAGAAGCTTCAGCTGCTTCAGGTGTATTTAAGACAGCTGATTTCCTCCACGGGAGCGAAAGGGGCATTGAGTGCGGCCGGGGATTTAAGCGCCGCGGCGGCGGTGACAGAGGAAAGCATGAAGATGACCGTGATTTCGCTTTCCATTATTCCTATTTTGCTTGTGTACTTATTCCTGCAGAAATATTTCACGAAGGGCGTGATGGTCGGTTCCGTCAAAGGATAG